A stretch of the Fusobacterium varium genome encodes the following:
- a CDS encoding putative biopolymer transporter ExbB, protein MYWIKNGGILMYFILAMSIIGLAVVIERFIYFKLSERDSFNKINPELRQLIEKGSIKEAIVLLNNKKASAARVLKDILIQYYKSNSKDPVILEEKGKESAMAQVPLLEKHMWMLSLVAHITPLLGLLGTVTGMIKAFQAVSIHGTGDASVLAKGISEALFTTAGGLFVAIPATIFYNYFNKKIDETINDMEKTSTELINYFRR, encoded by the coding sequence ATGTATTGGATTAAAAATGGTGGAATTTTAATGTATTTCATTTTAGCTATGTCTATCATAGGATTAGCTGTAGTAATAGAGAGATTTATTTATTTTAAACTTAGTGAAAGAGATAGTTTCAATAAAATAAATCCTGAGCTTAGACAGCTTATAGAAAAAGGGTCTATAAAAGAAGCAATAGTTTTGTTAAATAATAAAAAAGCTTCAGCTGCTAGAGTTTTGAAAGATATATTGATACAATATTATAAAAGTAACAGTAAAGATCCTGTTATACTAGAAGAAAAAGGGAAGGAAAGTGCAATGGCACAAGTACCTCTTCTAGAAAAACATATGTGGATGCTTTCACTAGTTGCTCATATAACTCCTTTATTGGGATTATTAGGAACTGTAACAGGAATGATTAAGGCATTTCAGGCAGTATCTATCCATGGAACAGGAGATGCTTCTGTTTTGGCAAAAGGTATATCAGAAGCATTATTTACTACTGCTGGTGGACTTTTTGTAGCTATCCCTGCTACTATTTTCTATAATTATTTTAATAAAAAAATAGATGAAACAATAAATGATATGGAAAAAACTAGTACAGAGCTGATAAACTACTTCAGAAGATAG
- the dnaN gene encoding DNA polymerase III subunit beta, whose protein sequence is MIVKLKRQDFLKRLKIVEKAINENKIKPIISCAYIETRGENLFFCGTNLETTITTEMKCEEVVEEGRIVFQHQLVDEYLREIKDEIVTLSVRDNNLFIESSDSSSEFSLMEAEDFPKILVEADFFQRQEDFKMNSIELADIFEKVKFAASGSSDNLSINCVRLESEEDNLKFITTDTYRLVFLEKELEKVNEKLEVSIPLNTVEALAKLLRSIEETEIKFYFYNKQVYFKLEDTLIISRVIDLAFPNYRGILGNDTYNKTLIINSEKFLKVLRRIIIFVRNNAESKYGATFELEGKELKVNGVNDIAKINEQLEVEYEGDRIKISLNAKFLSDFIQNLSKESNIMLNFISSNSSVKIKKENDNNYLYIVMPLALKD, encoded by the coding sequence GTGATTGTAAAATTAAAAAGACAGGATTTTTTAAAAAGATTAAAAATAGTTGAAAAAGCTATAAATGAAAATAAGATAAAGCCAATAATTTCTTGTGCTTATATAGAAACTAGAGGAGAAAATCTATTTTTTTGTGGAACTAATCTTGAGACTACTATTACTACAGAAATGAAATGTGAAGAAGTAGTGGAAGAAGGAAGAATAGTATTTCAACATCAGTTAGTAGATGAGTATTTAAGAGAAATTAAGGATGAAATTGTGACTTTAAGTGTAAGAGATAATAATCTTTTTATTGAGAGTTCTGATTCTTCTTCTGAATTTTCACTTATGGAAGCAGAGGATTTTCCAAAAATACTTGTTGAAGCTGATTTTTTCCAAAGACAAGAAGACTTTAAAATGAATAGTATAGAGTTGGCTGATATATTTGAAAAAGTAAAATTTGCTGCTTCTGGTTCAAGTGATAACCTTTCTATAAATTGTGTAAGATTAGAAAGTGAAGAAGATAATTTGAAATTTATAACTACAGATACTTACAGACTTGTATTTTTAGAAAAAGAATTAGAAAAAGTGAATGAAAAACTTGAAGTAAGTATTCCTTTAAATACAGTAGAAGCTTTGGCAAAACTTTTAAGAAGTATAGAAGAAACAGAAATAAAATTTTATTTTTATAATAAGCAAGTATATTTTAAATTAGAAGATACTCTTATAATTAGCAGAGTTATTGATTTAGCGTTTCCTAACTATAGAGGAATATTGGGAAATGATACATATAATAAAACTCTTATTATAAATAGTGAGAAATTTTTAAAAGTTCTTAGAAGGATAATAATATTTGTAAGAAATAATGCAGAGTCAAAGTATGGGGCAACTTTTGAACTTGAAGGAAAAGAACTTAAAGTAAATGGTGTAAATGATATTGCTAAGATAAATGAACAGCTAGAAGTGGAATATGAAGGAGACAGAATAAAAATTTCTCTAAATGCTAAGTTTCTTTCTGATTTTATTCAAAATTTAAGTAAGGAAAGTAATATTATGCTTAATTTTATCAGTTCGAATAGTTCGGTTAAAATAAAAAAAGAAAATGATAATAATTATCTTTATATAGTAATGCCATTGGCATTAAAAGATTAA